Part of the Citrus sinensis cultivar Valencia sweet orange chromosome 2, DVS_A1.0, whole genome shotgun sequence genome, GAATTATACTTGTCGATTTATACTTGTATCCTTCAAATGGTGAGGGTGTGCGTGTACCGATGTGAGATAATGTAAGAGAGATGGAGGGGTGTGTGTGTAGGCATGAGATGGAGAGAGATGGTGAATTGGTGAGGGTGTGTGTGCCGATGTGAGAGAGATGGATTGGGAGAGATGGGTGGTGTGCATCTGTGTGTCTGTCGGCCTAGTGTGAGAGACAGATGGGGAAGCTgtcgtgtgtgtgtgtgagatTCAGGgtttagaatttatttatttatttatattttttaatttcaagtggAAAAATTGATTAGTTTGTCGATTCAGTTCAGTTTTGACCCGAACTGAACACAAACCAATCGGTTTACTTATTTTTGACCCATTCGATTCTTACTCTCTGAATTGAACCGAACCAAACGGAAAGATTTCAATTCGGTTCGACAAAAACTGAATcatttgcccacccctactacATAATCAAAAGTAGAATAATTAACATACATACctttacatttaaaaataatatgttttgAATACTAAGTGATGCAGCggaaaattaatgttttaatattcAGTTGattctaaataatactaaaataaaagaaggaaCTAAATTCATGTTCATTCGAAAGAATACTATGAACTTATGGGGTTAAGACTCATAGATTCCGCAAAATACCGAAAATCAACTAATCTTAAAAACTCATAtagaactttaaaaattaaaaatattattgaacttaAATCTACCTTCAAAGGCTACAAGAGAGGgctatttatattattagtaattatcTTAAACCATAAAGAAGGAAATAAAGTCTAAAActagaaagaaaagaatgatAAACTTTAGATAATAAGAAAACTAAtctaaatataataagaatttcAAATAGGCATCATTAAATTTCAGtgattatgaataaaataataaaaacagcAAGACCGACAGCACTTTTAGAAATATTTAGGCAGACAACAATAGCAAGAATGATAACTGaatttttcaatcaaacaTGTTCTCAGACCCAAATATATTAGTTCGAAATTAATGTGTGAATTGGCATCAACAATGAATAGCATCTTCCTCTCTTGATAGTTGAAAAGACAAAATTCCTATAATTGtcattgtatatttttttttaatggttgatAAGAGCAATTAAAAGTCAAACCTTGCCATTCCCAACGAACGATAGAGAGTGTGTGTATTGTGCAGAGATGGAAAGGAGCAACTCATTCAAAGATGGTGTGTTATTCACAGCCATTCCCAGTGCTGTGTGTACTTGGATGGGTTTGGTTTTGACCCAAACTGCAGACAAACCAATCGATTTGCTTATTTTTTACTCGTTCGGTTCTGATTCTCTGAATCGAACTGAAAGATTTCGATTTGGTTATGCAAAAACCGAACCGTTTGCCCACCCCCACTACATaatcaaaagtaaaataattaatatacctatacatttgaaaataacatgttttttaatattaagtaaTGCAGcagaaatttaatattttaatattttgttgattttagaGAATATCAGCACAAAGAAATgaactaaattcacgttgattcgAAATAGTATCATGAACCTAGGGAGGTTAAGACTTATTGATTCCGCAAAATACTGAGAATTAACTATACTAAAAAACTCACacataattttgaattgaattcaaatatattttcaaggTTACAAGAGATGGCTATTTATAATAGTAGTAATTATCTTAAagtataaagaaaaagaaaacaaagtcataaactagaaaaaaataataataaattttagacaataaagaaatcaatccatattttagacaataaagaaatcaatccATGTTTTAGacaataaagaaatcaatccaataataatacaaatttcGTCACTAAGTCTCATtgattatgaataaaataataaaaaatagcaaaatCGGTGGCACTTGTAAAAATAGTTAGCAGACAGCACTCGGCAAAAATGATAGCTAAATTTTTCAAGCAAACATATTCTCCTCTTTCGATGGTTACCTTCTTTTAGTGGTTGGTAAGAGCAATCAAGAGTCAAACCTTGCCATTTTTAGATAACGAGAGTGTGTGGGTACTGTGTAGAGATGGAAAGGAGCAACTCATACAAGAATGGTGCGTTATTCACAGCCATGGTGGCAGCGGAGTGCACAATTGTAGGCGAAAACATTATATTCAAGTTAGCCACTAGCAAAGGAATGAGCTACTTTGTTTTCGTCTTCTATGCTTATGCTGCTACTACTCTTGTTCTCCTCCTCCTTTTTCCCTTCATCTATCGCAggtatttatttactattattCTGTCAATCTTCTTTTGATCGTCAATCacatcattaataaaaaaatcatctttagtttgttaatattttgtttagtaATACGGCGTCGCTTCCGTTGTTCAAGTTTCCTGTCATCTCCAGAATCTGCCTCCTCAGCCTCGTTGGGTATGTTGAATTTTAATCATTGGAAACAAGCTCCGATCGATTTGTtctgttattaattaattttcttgaatttcaacctttttttttttggttggggAGAGCAGTTCTTTTTTTCGGATTCTTGGGTATACAGGTATAGCATATAGCTCTCCAACTCTTGCTTCAATGATCGGCAATCTCACTCCTGGTTTCACCTTCATCCTTGCCATCATTTTCAGGTTCcatccttttatttttggaagtagtcttatatttttagataattatatcgagataaaatataaattggccattatagtttattctattttcttaaattgatTATGGACCGCAAAAATTATTCTTGATAGAGCAATGATGTTCCGTGACAACCAATGGACACGAAGCATGcggataaaaaattattgaaatatctAAATGATTGgcgattaaaataaaagtccatatatattatataggTCACGTCATGGTTTCACGGcatttctttatttgaaatatcTCATCGTTTCTGGACAACCTTCAACAGCTTTGCTTTAGATTTTTCAGCCATGGAATAGTGAAAATTAGTTAAGGAGACAACAAAAATAGTAGCGATTAAACaactaaaagaataaaattttagaaagttcGTCAAATTCATCAATTATCTCATTTATATGTTTCTGTATTTATTTGATCATTTCTGTCCATTGAGCCATTCGGTactgttaattaattgtaacaaGGCACAAGCGTTTAGCAATTACAACATGCCAATATCCCTGATGTTTTGTGAAAGTGTGAATGGCCTCATTAGAAAGTAAGTTTGCTCACTGATGTCtctaattttcttcaaaatgtCAACAAAGTCCCAAATATTTATATGAGTTTTACATCatatgcaataaaaaatataccaTTTATTGCGGTTCTATAGGGATCATACGATTGTTAATAACTCTATTTATGCATCCACACATTGAGTCATGAATTTAACTCTCAAACTAATTCTAGTCGTGATCCAAACTGAATAATTAAGTagatattatttgttttagacATACAacacattatatataaattgtgACCTGCGGGTAAATTATGCAAAAGAATGTTTAAATTGTCATATAGCTTTTATGGCGGTGGCCTACTGACTTTGGTTTGGTCCAttactttttatcatttttgttttaggTGTCGAATTATCTCCTCAGCTATCATAATCAAAAAcgactttttcattttatttttttcaccttTCTTATTTTCCGAAATAGGATGGAAAATCTAGCTCTGAGTAGTTTAAGCACTTGGGCCAAAATAATTGGCACACTAGTATCAGTATCAGGAGCAATGCTGGTGGTTCTTTATAAAGGCCCAACGATCATGTCGACGGCCTCAATACCTGCTCAATCTCTTCATTGGACTCCACAATCAACTCGGTCAAGATGGGTCATTGGTGGCCTATTGCTTCTTATTTCGAACCTACTTATTTCAGTCTGGTACATTATACAGGtacataacaaaattatgaGTAATGCTAAGAATTTCAGCATTTGAGTAAATCCCAACTAATGTGTCAGTTTATGTCACTATTACCGATAAAATTGTTTTGTcttcattattattgtaaaattattacatgaaTTCTTTCATATACTTTCATATAAAGATTCTAAAGATTATTTGAATTCTATGACTTTCTAGCAGACCCAAATTATGAAGTTATACCCAGCAGAATTTATCGTAACATTGCTTTACTGCTTGTTTGCGACCATTATATCTGCGCCTATATGCTTCGTGGGAGAGTCAAATTTGAGTGCTTGGAGGCTAAAACCTGATATAGAATTGGCTTCAATTGTATATTCGGTAAGAATCCGGTGGAAGAGACTTGAATTCTAATGAAGGGGATCAATGGAAATGTCCAACGAAAGattcttttctctttgtttcaGGCATTTTTTGGATTGTCATTTATTACTGTTGTGCATACATTTGGCTTGCGCATGAAAGGCCCTGTGTACACAGCAATTTTCAAGCCTTTATCAATTGCCATCGCAGCCATTACGAGTTTCATTTTCCTCAGCGAGGCTCTCCATCTAGGGAggtactattattataatcaattcCCCCACTAGTTAGTTTACTAgtctttattttgaaattcgaCCCGGTGCCGAACTTTTTATGATCTTTTgctaagtaaattttataacaataTATGATTTAactttatattatttcttattcaatatctatcaatcataaattattaaaaaaataaaacactaacttagcacaaaatttaaatccattttttttttcttgtatgaCTTATTAATGTCTTTCTTAATTATAATCTCCTGTCTTGCATGCAGCGTGATTGGAGGAGTAATAACATGTGTTGGGTTTTATACTGTATTATGGGGAAAGGCCAATGACGAAGCGGGAAAGAACAAAGACTCTTGTAAAATCCCATTGTTACAAAGTCCTTAAAGTTAAAGATATACGTAGATGTACAGTATCAAATATCTTATCGCTAGCTGCTTGTATGCACTGTCAAAGTCAATTggagttaataattttttttttttttgggttattttgCTATGCCTTTAGGATGtattcatcattttacacttaGCTATGTGCTGTTTCTATGATTTTAGAGGTTGTCATGTCTAAGGGTCGGTCTCTTATTTGACTTAAAATGCCATTCTCTTGATGTCGTTTTTTAATTTCAGCGGTCAAATTATTACAATCCCAATGATCTCTATGTTCTTTGGTTGAATTATCCTTGTCATTTTAGACTTGTATCCTTCAAATGCTCTCATATTTACAGAGAAGCTAATATTGGCTCAGCTTCTTGTAATCACACTCGGTGGGATAGTCCTCTTCTTGTTATTTATAAGGGGTTCCACGAGGACTACTGGGGGCATGCCTAAGTATTGATTCACCTAATTCGGTCTAGGCCTGGCTGCTCttatctgttttttttttttttccctccaaATTAAAATGCCTAGGCTGTCCTCATTTTCTGTCATCAAAAGAAGGATGACCTTTAAGTCAGAGCATCAAAATAACGAGTATAAATGGAGACATTCTGGTAAGGAATTCTCAAGTTGAAACCCCCGCTCTTTCCTTTATCAAACTTACCTGCTCTGTGGTCTTAAGTGAGAGTCCACTTGAGAGTCTTCTCAAAAGCTTCAGAGCCTCGTGGATGTATTAGTCCCCTAAAGCTAAAAGCATAAAAGGTCAGTTGCCATTTGCCAATCCTTCAAAGGCCCACTCATTAGCGCTCCAAAAGCTTACAATATTGGGTTGTATGTCAGGCCCACAGGCCCACTAGCCCATCATCTCAACTCGCTCCCTCTCATTTTCACGAGTTCCTACGCCTGAGAGAATGCTATTCGAAAACGAAGAACCAGGAAAATTCTACAGAATCTGCTCAAGTGGCCAAACCCAAACCCTACCTTCACCACTCAAAAATGCCGGAACCCAGAAAACGTGGCCGTAAACCCAAACCCAAAACCCAAACCGAAACCGAAAGCGAAAGCGAAACCATCATGCCTGGTACTACAAAAAACGGCACCGTTGCATCACATTCGCTCCccgccaccaccaccaccaacgACAGTCGCAGCACTTCACCCGCCCGCCGCGGCCGCGGTCGgccaaagaaaatgagaaaacaCGCCGACAACAGCTCCAACGATAATCACAACAGTGCTAATAATACCAACTCCAACGTTGGGCACGTGGCATCCCCCGAACGGAGCAGGCACGGAGAGGGGAACGATATAACGATACTGCCACCGCGGTGGGAGAGCGTGGCGGTGAAAGCAGTGCCGTCAATGGACGCTGTGGTCAAAGTGTTCTGTGTCCACACGGAGCCGAACTTCTCGCTACCATGGCAGAGGAAACGACAGTACAGTTCGAGTAGCAGCGGGTTTATTGTGGGAGGAAGAAGAGTGTTGACAAATGCACATTCAGTTGAGCATCACACGCAAGTCAAGGTGAAAAAGcgtggctctgataccaagtaTTTGGCCATCGTTTTGTCTATTGGCACAGAGTGTGatattg contains:
- the LOC102609261 gene encoding WAT1-related protein At5g40240-like isoform X1, which translates into the protein MERSNSYKNGALFTAMVAAECTIVGENIIFKLATSKGMSYFVFVFYAYAATTLVLLLLFPFIYRSNTASLPLFKFPVISRICLLSLVGSFFRILGYTGIAYSSPTLASMIGNLTPGFTFILAIIFRMENLALSSLSTWAKIIGTLVSVSGAMLVVLYKGPTIMSTASIPAQSLHWTPQSTRSRWVIGGLLLLISNLLISVWYIIQQTQIMKLYPAEFIVTLLYCLFATIISAPICFVGESNLSAWRLKPDIELASIVYSAFFGLSFITVVHTFGLRMKGPVYTAIFKPLSIAIAAITSFIFLSEALHLGSVIGGVITCVGFYTVLWGKANDEAGKNKDSCKIPLLQSP
- the LOC102609261 gene encoding WAT1-related protein At5g40240-like isoform X2, with the translated sequence MERSNSYKNGALFTAMVAAECTIVGENIIFKLATSKGMSYFVFVFYAYAATTLVLLLLFPFIYRSNTASLPLFKFPVISRICLLSLVGSFFRILGYTGIAYSSPTLASMIGNLTPGFTFILAIIFRMENLALSSLSTWAKIIGTLVSVSGAMLVVLYKGPTIMSTASIPAQSLHWTPQSTRSRWVIGGLLLLISNLLISVWYIIQTQIMKLYPAEFIVTLLYCLFATIISAPICFVGESNLSAWRLKPDIELASIVYSAFFGLSFITVVHTFGLRMKGPVYTAIFKPLSIAIAAITSFIFLSEALHLGSVIGGVITCVGFYTVLWGKANDEAGKNKDSCKIPLLQSP